The genomic region ATGGGAAACACAGAATGGTTACTCACGAGCGCTTCGAGCCGGAAACACCATTTATATCGCTGGGACAACAGCAGTTGATCTAGACGGAAATGTTGTTGCCGAAGGAGACCCGTACGCTCAGACCCAACATATTCTAGATATCATCGCGGATGCACTTGCGGACGTCGGTGCGAATCTTGACGATGTTGTGCGGACACGAATGTATATCACCGATATCGCTCATCAAGATGCTGTTGGGCGCGCACATGGTGAGATTTTTGCAGATATCCGACCAGCTGCGACCATGCTACAAATTGAGGGACTCGCCAAACCAGAACTTCTTGTAGAAATTGAAGCCGAAGCAAAACTAGAGGACATAAACGGATCTTGATATCCATCACATGACGTGAAAACCGTGTAGTCCATCAAATGAACCCTCTCACGGTGATCCGGTTTGTCCCGATTCATAAGAACGAGAAATTGGATCTTCCTGACCAAATCGAAATAGAATCCCGGTGAGAATTGTCGTTTGCGTAAGAATGCAATTGTGCAATCGTAGGTGATGATATCACTCCAGTATATCATGACTATCCGCACCGTGGTCGAATCGGATGAGAGAGGGTCGATATCACGGAAAACGGTATTTTAACACATTCGACCCTGTTAAAATATCATCAAATATCGCCCATCGAACCGATACCAACACCATCGCTGGTCACGAACCTATTGGTAATTGTTTTAGCTGAATACAGGCGCTAAGCCCCCTCCCTCAAGGAGCACCGCAGTCCGCGCGAGCGGACAAGGAGCGCAGTAGGGAGGGAAGGGGATACAGCGCCGTCATCATCTAGTTGTACACTGTGCGTCGGCAGACTCGCCTATGTAAGCAGTTATATTGTCGGACACCGGACAAGAAAAGTAAGACGGGTGTTCCGATCTGTCGGCTTCGATTCGCTCGTCGTTCCATTCGGAACGACTCGCTCCGTGCGAGGCTGACGGACAGGGATAGCGTTCAAACGCGACAAGAAGCGTGCGTTGCCCCACGGAATCACCCCGTCGAGCAACTAGGAGTGGGACACCCCGAAGAAACGTCCCCAGAAATCGGAGATTTCTGGTTCTGGTGTGCGAACGGATCGCCCCGCGATTCGTCAACGCCTGTGGAGACTGCACTCCCTGTGGATACACCTGTATCTGCAAAGTATGTCGTAGAAGCAGGAAGCCCCGCCCTCAGCGAGGCCGTCAGGCCGAGCAGGGCGGGGTAGTTCACGATGGTGCCATATCGATCCCAGATTCAGACATTCGCCAGACAGAGAATCCCCCTGCGACGCCAAGGCTGCCGGCAAACCAGAGTATTATTACATAACTACCAGTGATTGCAACAAGTTCACCGGCGATGACAGGCGCGACAAATGACCCCAGCCAACCAGCAACACTCGCAATCGAGACGGCTGTGCCGGCAGCCTTTGGATCAACAAATTCCTGTGCTGACTGGTACAGTAGTCCAATTTGAAGTTGAATGACTACTCCCGCCAAAATGAGCATCATGACCAATATGGTGACGCTGATTGTGTAAAAAAGAGCAACCGTGACCACGATAGCACCAACAAACGATGCGGCGAAGATAGGTCGTCGACGCTGATTCAATACAACATCCGAGACCCATCCACCAACTGGTCGGGCAATAATACCAACAGCTGGGAATAAGGCAACAAATGTCCCGCTCTCCGCCAATGAAATATCAAACTGCTGGATAATATATGTAGGCATCCATGAATTGAATACCATATATAATGAGTATGCAAGGACAGTAACAATAACAATAGACCAGATATTTCGATTAACAAACACCTGTCTGAATTCAGCAAATGTAGGTGATTCAGCCGGCGTTTCAAACCGAGTGACATTCCCAACCGCAAAATAAAATACAACTGACGATACCAGAACCGCTGCGCCAAAGAGTGGAAACACGCCTGGCCAGCCGACGATTTCGGCAACACGGGGGGCGCTAAATTGCCCGAGCGCGTATCCTGCTGGGTATCCAGAGATAATCACCGATGTTGCCGTTGCCCGTCGGGTTGGTGGAACAGTACTTGATGCAACATTGATACAAACAACCCATAAGACAAACATTCCAGCACCAGCGAACAGCCGCGAAGCAATGAGTAACAGTATGTTTCCTGCGCCGCCGGCAAACCAATCACCCACACTCCCGATAAGAAGTACAACAGCAGCGGCAGGGACAACGCCACGAGTTTGGACACGGTCGAGGTATAGCCCGACTGGTATGCCAACAACTGTTGCTGTAACCTGTGGCATCGAGACAAGGGCTGCAGCCGTGGCTTCGGTGATATCGAGGTCGTTCATAACTACTGTGAGAATACTCGCTGGAGTGATGAGATATGAGCCGACGAATAACAGCACCAGCCACCCAGTTGCGATGGTGACAACACGCCAGAATATTATACTTGTCTTCTCTGTCGACTCAAAAACCTCCATACTATTGTTGGATTGAGGTCTGAGGAAATTCTATCGATTCGGCGAATATACGGGGCAGTTGATGACTGGGAACTGGGAACTGAAGCCACCCCATGACTATTAACAGAAAGTCGCCTGCTGGAGCGAGAGTTCGGATATATTATCGACAGTCATCAATCCCGCTCCAGCATAGAACGAATGTCAGTGGTTCTTTGATGTTCAAAGGTGATAAAGAATAATCCAGCCCTAGTCTCAGCCTCAGTCAACCACAAGATCATCCACCTCCACAGTATCGGGACGTAACACAATATCTAGCCGTCTTTGCTATTTATGCTACGACACGGATTCAGACTCGAATTCGACACACATTATCCAAACTTTCCTGTGATATAATCCTCGACTCGTTCGCTCTGTGGGTTTTCGAAGACCTGATCGGTGTCACCGTACTCAACAAGCTCACCGCCGGTCAGAAACACTGCTGTCTGCTCTGATATCCGTGCAGCTTGTTGCATATTATGAGTAACAATAACAACCGTATACTCTTTGCTGAGTTCGGCAATAAGATCCTCAATCTTCGCGGTTGCAATCGGGTCCAGCGCCGACGCAGGCTCGTCCATCAGGATCACTTCCGGATCGACTGATAAACACCGAGCAATGCAGAGCCGTTGTTGTTGACCGCCCGAAAGGCCGAGAGCGTTGTCATCAAGACGGTCGTGAACCTCATCCCACAGCGCGGCGTCCCGAAGACACCGCTCAACCAGTTCCTCGCGTTGTTTTTCGTCACTGCGACCGAGTAACCTCGCGAGTACGCCGGTGTCAATATCGCCGTGTTTCTCCGGACCATATGCAATGTTTTCACGGATAGATTTCGGAAACGGGTTCGGTGACTGAAATACCATTCCAACCCGCTTTCGGAGTTCAACGAGGTTCACACCATCTTGATAGATCTCCTGACTATCAAGCGTAACCGACCCATCAATCCGCGCGCTTGACACGCGGTCATTCATCCGATTGAGACATCGAAGGAATGTCGATTTTCCACAACCGGAAGGACCAATAAGTGCGGTTACACTCTTTTCAGGAATTTCCATCGACACGCCTTCTAGCGCTTGGTCATCGCCGTAGTACACATCAAGATCGTCGACCCCAAGCTTTGTCGGGACGTCAAAAGAGTACTCACGCCACTCTTCGCGGACGTATTCATCGGTTTCGCCGGTCGTCGTTCCGACCATGCTGTCAGTACTATTGGTATCGTCGGTATCCTCGGTCGTAGTGTATGTAGTTTCACTCATGTTGGAGCTTCCTCCGGAAGTAGTATCGCGCTCCGATTCCAACTGCGTAGAACGAAAGCACAATAAAGAGCAGGACGAATGCAGTCGCCCACTGGAACTGCTCGGGTGAACTGACGGTGTCGCCCAGTCCAACCCCTGCAGTAATAAGCGCATATAATTGGAAAGGCAGAGCGGTTGTTGCCTGAAGCAACTCAGGATTCGCAACGAATGGTGGCGTTGCGGTGAACTGGAACCCACCGATGACATCAGCTGTCTGACCGCCTGGTACGAATGTCCCACCGGTCATCGTTAATAGAATAGGCGCAGTCTCACCTGCAATCCGACCCACACCAAGGATGACACCGGTCACGACGCCAGGCAATGCTGCCGGCACAACCACACTCCGAATCGTCTGCCATTTCGAGACTCCTAGCGCCGCGCTTGCGTCGCGGTACTCGTCAGGGACGGCGAGTATCGCCTCACGACTCGTGATCAGCACGAGCGGTAGTAGCATGAATCCGAGCGTCAGCATCCCCGAGATCAGCGACTTGTTGCCGCCGAACCGTGGCACTAAGAATGCAAACCCGAAGAGTCCGAAAACAATGCTTGGCGTGCTCCATAATCCATTTGTGGCTACCTCAACCACTTGAGTAAACCGACCGCGCTCGGCGTATTCGGTCAGGAAAACCGCTGCTCCAACGCCGAGGGGAACCGCAAACAAGACCGCGCCAATCACAAGCCAGATTGTCCCGACAATCGCAGGCAGCACGCCCTGGAACTCGTTGAACAGTGACGCACCGTTCATGACGAACGGCAGCGAGATTGGAAGTGTCACGCCAAATACTGTTGGACCGACCCCAAGACCAACTGTCGCGCCTGTGAATAAGCCTGGAACTCCCTTCAAAGTGGTAAACGCAATGAGAATAAACAGCACCCCAACAATGGAAGAGGCATTCAAGTAGATTAACAGATATGCTCCCATCCGCCGACCACGCGCGCCAAAGCCTCCGTATGTTTTCGCCGCAGCCCACCCAGTGAGAAGCGCACAAAACAGAGTCCCAACTGGGATCACAAACTCCGCGGTCAGCGACGCCTGCTGTTCCCAACTTAGCTCCCAGATCCATGCAGGACCGATTGTACCGGTGAGATATACAATACCTACAAACATGGTCACCGCGCCCGCTGGGAGCGTCGAGCCGATGTCCTCTCGTAGAACGGCTGTCACCGCGAATGCTGCCCCCCCAATAATAAGCGCGATAGGCAGCCATGTAATTCCGCCGACCCCGATTACCTGCGCCATGATCCCACCCAGGGCGAACCATACGAGCGAGAATGTCGCAGACGCAACGAGACCGGCGCTCGAGCTAGGCTGTGTCTCAACAACGCCTACGTATGACCCGATGCCAAAACCAATCACGACACCACCGAGTAGAACCAATATTCCACCTAACAGTGTTACGGTCGAGATCCCAGCGACGGGATCGCTGATTGTGATAATCTCGAACAGTGCAGCTAGCGACAGTACGAACAATATCGCTGACAGTCCGATAGTGACCGCTGCGATTGCGTCCACCCCTGAGGTGTCGCGACCGATGAGCCGAGTTTCTGTCGCACCCGCCATCAACTCTCACCCCCGAGTTTCCGTTGCATCTGCCACTCGATATACTGCGAGCCAATTGAAATGACGATGACAGTAATGAACAGGATTACGCCTGCTGCGAACAGCGCGTCCATCTGGAGTCCGTCAGCCTCGCCATAGTTATTCGCAATCAATGAAGTAAGCGTAGCCTGACCATAAAACGCGTTATATAGTGGTTTCGTTAACTGCGGGACACCCCGGAGCATAACCGTTGCCGCCATTGTCTCACCGATTGCCCGCCCGACTCCAAGCAAAACTGCCGCCGAAACCCCAGAGAAGGCAGCAGGCAGCGTAATCGAGGTCATCGTCTGCCAGTCGGTTGTCCCCATTGCCAACGACCCACTCTTCATCGACTCAGGGACACTATTGAGGGCATCCTCGGCGACCGACACAACCGTCGGCAACGCCATCAACCCAACAACGATTCCAACAAACAAGTACGACCCTTGACCGGTGATCTGAAATTGGTCGGCCGCCCATGGGCTTAGGATGGTGAACCCGATGAACCCATAAACGATCGAGGGAATGCCGGCGAGGATCTCAACGCCTGGCTTGACGAGTTCACGGACGGTTGTCGGCGCAATCTCTGAGAGAAAAAGCGCTGCTGAAACGCCAAGAGGTGCGGCTACCACTGTCGCAATCGTTGTCACCATAACTGTGCCGTGGATCATTGGGACCATTGAGTATCGAATTGGTGGTGACACCGCATCCCACTGAACCTGTGTGAACATCCGGAGCCCTGGCACACTGACACCGAGAACACTCTGGCTTTCGTATTGAATCACGGGAACTGACTTCATGAAAATAAATAGCGTGATCAAAAGCAGGATCAAGATGGTTGAAACCGTCATCGAGAGTGTCAGCATCCGCGCAGTTAGTCCCTGATAGTTCAGCCACCCATAGCTAGCTGCGATGAGAAATATGCCGAAGGGAATAATGGTAAATGGCGATACAAGTAGGAATCCAACAAGCGCTGACACCAGCGCGATTGTCATAATACCAACTGTCGCAACAGCTAGCGGCTCCTGATCCCCGACAAAACTGGATAATCGTTGCCACCGATGCGTGAGCGCGTTACGCGCAGCGACAACTTGTGTTCCTATCATAGTATGTTACGTATGGTTATGAACAAAAAACGGACGGAATATTATCGACGGACGGTACCTACACCTGATCTGGTAACTTCTCAGCCTCAGCTTGGATATCCTTCGTAGGTAGTGGGATGTAATTATTCTGCTCGACGAATACCTGCTGACCGAATGATGTCAAGAACATGTTGAGGAATGCACCTTCCTGCATATCGGTCCCACCTGGAGTCTCCTCAGTGATCCGCGTGTACATGTGGAGGTCACGATTAAGCGGGTAGGCGCTGTCGAAGATAGTGTTCTCAGCGTCCTTATCCGGCTTGTAGACCGTACCGTCAAAATCGATTGCGACTGGTGGGACCTGGTCGCTCGTGAACGCTAGCGCCATATATGCGATTGCGCCTTCGTTGTTTGCGACCGCTTCGGCAACCTGCTGATTCTGCCCGAATCGCGAGCTAACGCCTGACATCGATGCGTCAGCGGCGCCCAGCATATTCAGCCGGAATGAGGTGTCAGTACCGGAGCCTTCAGCACGACCGATAACGAAGATCTCTTGATCTGGACCACCGATCTCCGACCAATTAGTAATCTCACCCTGGTAGATCCCTCGGACTTGCTCGCCGGTTATCTGGGTCACGCCTGCATCGAAGATTTCCTTGCTCACAACGACTGGCTGACCGTCGCGACCGACAACATGGTCAACGTATTCCTCTGATGCTTTCTCGTCGCTGATCCCGAGTTCAGCGGTGATTGGACCAGAGGAGTTACCAATGTCAACGAGTCCGTCACGGACTGCTTTACACCCGGTTCCTGAGTGACTCAAACTCACCGTTGTCGGGTATGGCGGGTCGGAACGCGTTTCGGTTGGGTCAAAGCCATATAAACTCGCGAAGTAATCTGCGAGGTTCATATCGGTATTGTCGAACTCGCTCCATCCTGGCACAGTGCTCTCGTCGGTGGAGCCCCAGTATTCGCCGTCACTCGGCGGCGCGTTCGCATTCCAGTAGGAACTGCCCTTGTTCGAGATTGGATAGACAGTCGATGACCCCTCTGCGTTGAGGAGGCTGATTTCACTACCACCAGAGCTGTCACTACTGTCAGAGCTGTCGGAACTATCGCCACCGTCGGATTCCTCACTACTGTTGCCCTCACTTGACGAGCAACCGGCGAGACCGGCTGCGCCGATTGCCCCTGAAGTAAGGAGGAACTTTCGCCGCGATACTTGTGTGTCGCCCGCGTTGGCTTTTGACATCGAATAACTGTCTATCAAGTTCAAGTAAAACGATTTATAATACCCCTACCGAGGACTCAATAGATGTGACGTTTGAAGCTAGTGCTATATATTTCATTATAGCACTCCATGCGAGTAATGTTTCCAGGGAATGAAACTTATCAAGAGTTACCCATTGGAGACGCAGACTGCAAATATGCACACCGAGAAGTCCAGCAGGGTCACCGTTAGCGACGTGGTGACAGCAGTCGACGATCCCGACGCCGACGCCGACACTGTCCGCGACGCGCTCAGACCAGTGACTAATGACGGGATGGTCACCCAGGCGGCGATCGAGACCACTGTGTCCGACGTCTCAAAACTTCTTGCGACAGCAGAGACCCGAATTGAACTCGCCGGAGATGCTTACGACGATATAGCTAGAGTAGCCGAACCTGTTGAGGATATCCCAACGGTGCGGGCGCGTCTTAACAGATTCAGTGAGCGGTTATCGGCAATCGAATCGCGGATTCCAGAACTCCGTCCTGGGATATCAATCCCAGAGGACGTCGAAAGCCAGCCCGTCGAAGTCTACAAGTTCGCGGTCCACATCCGAGAGATTATCGTGATTGCACAGGAGGCGATTGAGGCGGCTGAAGATTTCTCGTTCGATGCTGAGCAGTTCGAGTCGTGGCTGAATCGCCCGGACCGCCGCTACGACGAGTTCGTCGAGGACTTGGAGGTGGTAGTTGACGCAGCCGATGAACTCGCTACCACAGTTGATGAGCTGGTGGACGAGTCTATGACCATGACCGTGGATCCGGCGGTCCAGTGGGCGGATGCCACGATGCGGACACAGGTGCTCTTACTTTTACTCACCGACCTCCATGCAGAACTTGCTGATCTCCGCAGGCTTGCCGACCGCACAGATGCCTATATCCGAACCGGACTCGCCGATCGAATAAACCGGGCGGAGGAGCAGGTCACTGATCTCAACTCAGCGCTCGATACGCACGCCACTCCAGCATGGCGTGACCGGTTCGGGGACGACGTCGAGGCGTTTGATGCGACCCTCAAAGGATTCGACCCGCCAGTTGACTGGGGCGCTATTGACCGGGCACTTACGGAACATCAACCGAATTGTCCTGATAAGGAGTAATGTGACCACATGATGCGCTTGGCTTAGCTATGCTGGCACTCCGTCGAACAGCATGCGCCATCACTCGCGTTTGAATCTCCCCGTGTATAATGTGCACCTCGCTGAAGTCTCATCTGTAAGGTCTGCGAGTAAAAACGTATCAGATATAAAATGGTAGTTGTATTGCCAACGACTGTTAAGCAACATGTTGTCGTCCTAATCACCAATTCATTCGAGACGGTGAAAACGGACAAATGATAGAC from Haloquadratum walsbyi C23 harbors:
- a CDS encoding RidA family protein, which encodes MERQRASTGTEWETQNGYSRALRAGNTIYIAGTTAVDLDGNVVAEGDPYAQTQHILDIIADALADVGANLDDVVRTRMYITDIAHQDAVGRAHGEIFADIRPAATMLQIEGLAKPELLVEIEAEAKLEDINGS
- a CDS encoding MFS transporter yields the protein MEVFESTEKTSIIFWRVVTIATGWLVLLFVGSYLITPASILTVVMNDLDITEATAAALVSMPQVTATVVGIPVGLYLDRVQTRGVVPAAAVVLLIGSVGDWFAGGAGNILLLIASRLFAGAGMFVLWVVCINVASSTVPPTRRATATSVIISGYPAGYALGQFSAPRVAEIVGWPGVFPLFGAAVLVSSVVFYFAVGNVTRFETPAESPTFAEFRQVFVNRNIWSIVIVTVLAYSLYMVFNSWMPTYIIQQFDISLAESGTFVALFPAVGIIARPVGGWVSDVVLNQRRRPIFAASFVGAIVVTVALFYTISVTILVMMLILAGVVIQLQIGLLYQSAQEFVDPKAAGTAVSIASVAGWLGSFVAPVIAGELVAITGSYVIILWFAGSLGVAGGFSVWRMSESGIDMAPS
- the pstB gene encoding phosphate ABC transporter ATP-binding protein PstB; translation: MVGTTTGETDEYVREEWREYSFDVPTKLGVDDLDVYYGDDQALEGVSMEIPEKSVTALIGPSGCGKSTFLRCLNRMNDRVSSARIDGSVTLDSQEIYQDGVNLVELRKRVGMVFQSPNPFPKSIRENIAYGPEKHGDIDTGVLARLLGRSDEKQREELVERCLRDAALWDEVHDRLDDNALGLSGGQQQRLCIARCLSVDPEVILMDEPASALDPIATAKIEDLIAELSKEYTVVIVTHNMQQAARISEQTAVFLTGGELVEYGDTDQVFENPQSERVEDYITGKFG
- the pstA gene encoding phosphate ABC transporter permease PstA — protein: MAGATETRLIGRDTSGVDAIAAVTIGLSAILFVLSLAALFEIITISDPVAGISTVTLLGGILVLLGGVVIGFGIGSYVGVVETQPSSSAGLVASATFSLVWFALGGIMAQVIGVGGITWLPIALIIGGAAFAVTAVLREDIGSTLPAGAVTMFVGIVYLTGTIGPAWIWELSWEQQASLTAEFVIPVGTLFCALLTGWAAAKTYGGFGARGRRMGAYLLIYLNASSIVGVLFILIAFTTLKGVPGLFTGATVGLGVGPTVFGVTLPISLPFVMNGASLFNEFQGVLPAIVGTIWLVIGAVLFAVPLGVGAAVFLTEYAERGRFTQVVEVATNGLWSTPSIVFGLFGFAFLVPRFGGNKSLISGMLTLGFMLLPLVLITSREAILAVPDEYRDASAALGVSKWQTIRSVVVPAALPGVVTGVILGVGRIAGETAPILLTMTGGTFVPGGQTADVIGGFQFTATPPFVANPELLQATTALPFQLYALITAGVGLGDTVSSPEQFQWATAFVLLFIVLSFYAVGIGARYYFRRKLQHE
- the pstC gene encoding phosphate ABC transporter permease subunit PstC; the protein is MIGTQVVAARNALTHRWQRLSSFVGDQEPLAVATVGIMTIALVSALVGFLLVSPFTIIPFGIFLIAASYGWLNYQGLTARMLTLSMTVSTILILLLITLFIFMKSVPVIQYESQSVLGVSVPGLRMFTQVQWDAVSPPIRYSMVPMIHGTVMVTTIATVVAAPLGVSAALFLSEIAPTTVRELVKPGVEILAGIPSIVYGFIGFTILSPWAADQFQITGQGSYLFVGIVVGLMALPTVVSVAEDALNSVPESMKSGSLAMGTTDWQTMTSITLPAAFSGVSAAVLLGVGRAIGETMAATVMLRGVPQLTKPLYNAFYGQATLTSLIANNYGEADGLQMDALFAAGVILFITVIVISIGSQYIEWQMQRKLGGES
- a CDS encoding phosphate ABC transporter substrate-binding protein; the protein is MSKANAGDTQVSRRKFLLTSGAIGAAGLAGCSSSEGNSSEESDGGDSSDSSDSSDSSGGSEISLLNAEGSSTVYPISNKGSSYWNANAPPSDGEYWGSTDESTVPGWSEFDNTDMNLADYFASLYGFDPTETRSDPPYPTTVSLSHSGTGCKAVRDGLVDIGNSSGPITAELGISDEKASEEYVDHVVGRDGQPVVVSKEIFDAGVTQITGEQVRGIYQGEITNWSEIGGPDQEIFVIGRAEGSGTDTSFRLNMLGAADASMSGVSSRFGQNQQVAEAVANNEGAIAYMALAFTSDQVPPVAIDFDGTVYKPDKDAENTIFDSAYPLNRDLHMYTRITEETPGGTDMQEGAFLNMFLTSFGQQVFVEQNNYIPLPTKDIQAEAEKLPDQV
- a CDS encoding halo transducer protein; the encoded protein is MHTEKSSRVTVSDVVTAVDDPDADADTVRDALRPVTNDGMVTQAAIETTVSDVSKLLATAETRIELAGDAYDDIARVAEPVEDIPTVRARLNRFSERLSAIESRIPELRPGISIPEDVESQPVEVYKFAVHIREIIVIAQEAIEAAEDFSFDAEQFESWLNRPDRRYDEFVEDLEVVVDAADELATTVDELVDESMTMTVDPAVQWADATMRTQVLLLLLTDLHAELADLRRLADRTDAYIRTGLADRINRAEEQVTDLNSALDTHATPAWRDRFGDDVEAFDATLKGFDPPVDWGAIDRALTEHQPNCPDKE